A portion of the Pseudoalteromonas luteoviolacea genome contains these proteins:
- a CDS encoding porin → MKLTKSALLLSILSGLSLNAHADVDVYGKANLSVQSSDEGDGSFTEVKSNASRFGFKGSEKLDSGLEVIYKLEFQVDVSDADSKGDDDNITARNQYVGLKGKYGEVVIGRNDTAFKLSQGKLDLFNDLEADIKNIWKGENRLGDSLSFKSASYNGFKVLGTFIAEDATDGENGYSGAVTYGDAKLKKSKFYVALAGDSEVKGYDALRLSGQYKATDALKLGAMYQKQEKVDGTGTADGFLLNAAYSFGANTVKIQYQMIDFDAAASKDVDGISIGIDHKLAKAAKLYAFYSSVDEDAGTEEDYLGLGIEYKF, encoded by the coding sequence ATGAAACTAACCAAATCAGCATTACTACTCTCTATTCTTAGTGGACTATCTTTGAATGCTCATGCCGATGTTGATGTATACGGTAAAGCGAACCTGTCTGTGCAATCTTCTGATGAAGGAGACGGCTCATTTACTGAAGTGAAGAGTAATGCTTCACGTTTTGGTTTTAAAGGTTCTGAAAAGCTAGATTCAGGACTGGAAGTAATTTACAAATTAGAATTTCAAGTTGATGTGTCAGATGCTGATTCAAAAGGCGATGATGACAACATTACTGCTCGTAACCAATATGTTGGTTTAAAAGGCAAGTACGGTGAAGTTGTAATAGGTCGTAATGATACAGCGTTTAAACTTTCTCAAGGTAAGCTTGATCTATTTAACGATTTAGAAGCAGATATTAAAAATATTTGGAAAGGTGAAAACCGCTTAGGTGATTCATTATCATTTAAATCAGCAAGCTATAATGGCTTTAAAGTACTGGGTACATTTATTGCTGAAGATGCGACAGATGGTGAGAATGGTTACTCTGGTGCAGTTACTTACGGTGATGCAAAGCTTAAAAAGTCTAAGTTTTATGTAGCGCTTGCTGGTGATAGTGAAGTAAAAGGTTATGATGCTTTGCGTTTATCTGGCCAATATAAAGCAACGGATGCTCTAAAGTTGGGCGCGATGTATCAAAAGCAAGAAAAAGTAGATGGTACAGGCACCGCAGATGGCTTCCTATTAAATGCTGCATATAGCTTTGGTGCAAATACAGTTAAGATCCAATACCAAATGATTGACTTTGACGCCGCAGCTTCAAAAGATGTTGATGGTATTAGTATTGGTATCGACCACAAGCTTGCAAAAGCGGCAAAACTTTATGCGTTTTATTCATCAGTTGATGAAGACGCCGGAACAGAAGAAGACTACTTAGGCTTGGGTATTGAGTACAAGTTTTAA
- a CDS encoding LysR family transcriptional regulator has product MDKELLKTFVEVSKTRHFGRAAENLYITQSAVSFRIRQLEQNLGVSLFTRQRNNIQLTAPGERLLPHAKMLLTAIQRARLDVALASNRQQQLSLAGTPNIWDAYLHFGINQIVSSMPAVSLVAEVKAHQESVRLLLERTLDIAVLFDPPKVDELIVRQVKNLSIIPVSTFNYTNRDDFFGKQYVYVDWGTAFSLWHAKQCNSEIPPYFRTSTGRIALELILQCGGSAYLPEMLAAELIHKQQLFFVESVECNFREVYVAYHKGNEQLEHIETVVNLLASIAG; this is encoded by the coding sequence ATGGACAAGGAACTATTAAAAACTTTTGTCGAAGTTTCAAAAACTCGTCATTTTGGCCGTGCTGCTGAAAATTTGTATATAACGCAATCAGCCGTGAGCTTCAGAATTAGGCAGCTAGAACAAAACTTAGGTGTCAGTTTATTTACGCGCCAGCGTAACAATATTCAGCTGACGGCTCCTGGGGAGCGCTTGTTACCTCATGCAAAAATGTTATTAACAGCGATACAAAGAGCAAGGCTTGATGTCGCTCTTGCGAGTAACAGACAGCAGCAACTGTCGTTGGCGGGCACGCCAAACATATGGGACGCCTATTTGCATTTTGGTATTAATCAAATCGTGTCATCTATGCCTGCTGTCTCTTTAGTGGCTGAAGTAAAGGCACATCAAGAGAGTGTAAGGTTGCTGCTAGAGCGTACTTTAGATATTGCTGTGTTATTTGATCCTCCTAAAGTTGATGAATTAATCGTTAGACAAGTTAAAAATTTGTCTATAATTCCTGTCAGTACTTTTAATTATACAAATAGAGATGACTTTTTTGGCAAACAGTATGTGTATGTCGATTGGGGAACTGCATTTTCACTTTGGCACGCAAAGCAGTGTAATAGTGAGATACCACCTTATTTTCGTACTAGTACCGGGCGTATTGCGTTGGAGCTTATTTTGCAATGTGGCGGCTCAGCATATTTACCAGAAATGCTTGCTGCGGAGTTAATACATAAACAACAGCTGTTTTTTGTAGAGTCTGTAGAGTGTAATTTTCGGGAAGTGTATGTTGCCTACCATAAAGGGAATGAGCAATTAGAGCATATAGAGACGGTCGTAAATCTATTAGCCTCAATTGCAGGGTGA
- the rarD gene encoding EamA family transporter RarD yields the protein MKVDSKTTQGYIYATLAFIMWGLAPIYFKSIEQVEALEILIHRVVWSVVFVMVVIGLRNNWDKVYRILVNPKLMIMLVITALLLGFNWGLFIWAVNNGYMLDASLGYYINPLLNVLLGMLFLSERLRTGQKVAVLLALTGVVIQLLSFGSFPYIAFSLAGSFAIYGLLRKKMAVESLPGLIIESAVLLPIAAIYWFLMLPSSTSNMFANSIELNVLLIAAGVVTTLPLLSFTAAAKRLPYSTLGFFQYIGPSLMLILAVTFYGEAFDAERAVTFAFIWGALILFSFDSWKASKSKSLMYK from the coding sequence ATGAAGGTCGATTCAAAGACAACGCAGGGCTATATATATGCCACGCTCGCTTTTATTATGTGGGGATTGGCACCTATCTACTTTAAATCTATCGAACAGGTAGAGGCGCTCGAAATTTTAATACATCGGGTTGTATGGTCTGTTGTGTTTGTGATGGTTGTGATCGGTTTACGCAATAATTGGGATAAGGTTTACAGAATCTTAGTGAACCCAAAGCTGATGATTATGCTGGTTATTACTGCATTACTCTTAGGGTTTAACTGGGGCCTGTTCATATGGGCTGTGAACAATGGATATATGCTCGATGCCAGTCTTGGTTACTATATAAACCCTTTATTAAATGTTTTGTTGGGTATGTTGTTTTTATCTGAAAGGTTGAGAACTGGTCAGAAAGTAGCGGTATTACTCGCGTTAACAGGGGTTGTTATTCAATTGTTGAGCTTTGGCTCGTTTCCATACATCGCATTTTCGCTAGCCGGTTCTTTTGCTATTTATGGCTTGCTGAGAAAGAAAATGGCGGTTGAATCTTTGCCTGGTTTAATCATAGAGTCAGCTGTTTTACTGCCTATTGCTGCGATTTATTGGTTTTTAATGTTACCGAGTTCAACAAGTAATATGTTCGCAAACAGTATTGAGCTTAACGTGTTGTTGATTGCGGCAGGTGTGGTTACCACGTTACCATTACTGAGTTTTACGGCGGCAGCAAAAAGGCTCCCTTATTCTACTTTGGGCTTTTTCCAATATATAGGACCAAGCTTAATGTTAATTCTAGCCGTAACTTTTTATGGCGAAGCATTTGACGCAGAAAGAGCTGTAACGTTCGCATTTATCTGGGGGGCACTCATCTTATTTAGTTTTGACTCTTGGAAAGCGAGTAAGTCGAAATCACTTATGTATAAATAG
- a CDS encoding response regulator, with the protein MLRKVLIIEDTPTIAKVQKHIASSVGYDVDVATTLESAKRLINDHNYFCAVVDFVLPDATNGEAIPYTVKANIPTIVMTGNLESSTRDTVDKYPVIDYITKENKQAYQYLKRQLQRLPRNEQVKVLVVDDSAATRRHISSLLQRHKYQVYVAEDGVKALATLNDHPDIDVIITDNEMPNMRGEELCAEIRRLYSNDDKAIIGISGTDNAYLSARFLKSGANDYLRKPFNPEEFYCRLSQNVDMLENIATIRRQANTDYLTQLPNRRYFFEHASKQLTMHSRQNHGCMLAMIDIDFFKKINDQHGHDAGDKVLQSIGECFEKFFEHDLYARLGGEEFAVLFRSLDSKENTQKLEQFRLFLEKNSSSLTPYHIPFTVSIGVADKVIESIDPLIKIADEKLYKAKESGRNQVAF; encoded by the coding sequence GTGTTGAGAAAAGTGCTCATAATTGAAGACACACCAACTATCGCAAAAGTCCAAAAGCACATTGCAAGCTCTGTAGGGTATGACGTCGACGTTGCAACGACATTGGAAAGTGCAAAAAGGTTGATAAACGATCACAACTACTTTTGTGCGGTAGTTGATTTTGTATTACCCGATGCGACCAACGGAGAAGCAATTCCCTATACGGTGAAGGCAAACATTCCTACTATCGTCATGACTGGTAACCTTGAATCCAGTACTCGAGACACTGTTGATAAATACCCTGTCATTGACTATATCACTAAAGAAAATAAACAAGCCTATCAATACTTAAAACGTCAGCTACAAAGGTTACCTCGAAATGAACAAGTTAAAGTATTAGTTGTTGACGATTCTGCGGCAACACGCAGACACATAAGTTCCTTGTTGCAAAGACATAAATACCAAGTGTATGTTGCTGAAGATGGTGTCAAAGCACTCGCGACATTAAATGATCACCCTGATATTGACGTCATCATCACTGATAACGAAATGCCAAATATGAGGGGTGAGGAACTATGTGCTGAAATCAGGCGTTTATATAGCAATGATGATAAAGCCATTATTGGTATATCAGGCACTGACAACGCCTATTTATCTGCGAGATTCCTTAAAAGTGGCGCAAACGATTACTTGCGTAAACCATTTAACCCAGAAGAGTTTTACTGTCGCTTGAGCCAAAACGTCGATATGTTGGAAAATATAGCTACGATTCGGCGCCAAGCGAACACTGACTACTTAACTCAGTTACCCAATAGACGTTATTTTTTCGAACACGCAAGCAAACAACTCACAATGCACAGCCGTCAAAATCATGGCTGTATGTTAGCTATGATTGATATCGACTTTTTCAAAAAAATAAACGATCAACATGGTCACGATGCGGGCGATAAAGTCCTTCAATCAATCGGGGAGTGTTTTGAGAAGTTTTTTGAACACGACCTGTATGCTAGATTAGGCGGCGAAGAGTTTGCCGTGTTGTTCCGTTCACTAGATAGCAAAGAGAATACGCAAAAATTAGAGCAGTTCAGGTTGTTTCTGGAAAAAAACAGTAGCTCTTTGACTCCTTATCATATTCCATTTACTGTTTCGATAGGCGTTGCGGATAAAGTCATTGAGAGTATTGATCCACTCATTAAAATCGCAGATGAAAAGCTATATAAAGCTAAAGAGTCAGGCCGAAACCAAGTTGCCTTCTAA
- the maoP gene encoding DUF413 domain-containing protein: MDKTIAELKEAFAASKPFYDDRHFPRGFSRSGHFTLLESELLQQHGHLLRSLQKQELKPINPLQQQFLNTFSQQTPPTNRIEKVWSKYLELTTKKHKVHTLSVQNYTHRTQSNTEQPEVEPSLD; this comes from the coding sequence ATGGATAAGACTATAGCTGAATTAAAAGAAGCTTTTGCTGCATCGAAACCCTTTTACGATGATAGACACTTCCCCAGAGGGTTTTCGAGAAGCGGACACTTTACATTACTCGAGTCTGAGCTATTACAACAACATGGACACCTGCTTCGCAGTTTGCAAAAACAGGAATTAAAACCAATCAATCCTCTTCAACAACAGTTTTTAAATACCTTTTCCCAACAAACGCCGCCGACTAACCGAATAGAAAAAGTTTGGTCTAAATATCTAGAACTTACGACCAAAAAGCATAAAGTGCATACATTGAGTGTTCAGAATTATACCCACCGTACTCAAAGCAACACTGAGCAGCCGGAAGTTGAACCCAGTTTAGATTGA